One Aminivibrio sp. genomic window, TGGATGTCTACTCCAGAAGGAAGGTTCAGCTGCATAAGCGCGTCCATCGTCTTCTGCGTCGGGTTGATGATGTCGATGAGGCGCTTATGTGTCCTGGTTTCAAACTGTTCGCGCGCATCCTTGTCCTTGTGGGGGGACTTAAGGATTGTAACCTTGTTGATCTCGGTCGGAAGGGGAATCGGCCCGGATACCTTGGCGCCGCTCCTGTCCGCCGTTTCGGCGATCTGGGAGGCGGAGCTGTCGAGAACCCTGTGGTCGAAGGCCTTCAGCCGGATGCGTATTTTCTTTGCCACTGTCTATTCCCC contains:
- the rpsJ gene encoding 30S ribosomal protein S10, with the translated sequence MAKKIRIRLKAFDHRVLDSSASQIAETADRSGAKVSGPIPLPTEINKVTILKSPHKDKDAREQFETRTHKRLIDIINPTQKTMDALMQLNLPSGVDIQIKL